A region of Lycium barbarum isolate Lr01 chromosome 3, ASM1917538v2, whole genome shotgun sequence DNA encodes the following proteins:
- the LOC132632458 gene encoding uncharacterized protein LOC132632458: MKEVKENHLKGHVVLLGILIHLSTRSRQGKVWVLESERILKALNMDKATKQHKAQKEILEVIPTQKFAKIKNHSLILIESDGSHTEIPLKGCMVAAVSASSLSTRKWAKRYPIKVESGASAVYKGSRIFYIYLETSWEKESWCKALRLASCEDEEKIKWLAKLNVEFHNYLTSLNAAYPSFMKPSSSLGAELVDKSSKPDGSSSKVRQFLKKFAKKTTKNAPENKASCSSKSSYEERKLTEKGSSFQDLDLASSVMKVAPTRKPLDFSNEDVIVPSSIVSSTGSVISDADSDDRTIGDEGSLCWNLLISRLFFDAKRNEQMKNSLQERIQRTLSNIRSPSYIGEVTCAAVNVGDLPPYIHAMRVLPSDMNELWAFEIDVQYSGGAILDLETRLEVQDLDLHEGDEPSLDSSAVDDVKSDLLEGFEQFGEQFKHFDENAEKMDQRNGGHTLARNFSSASRSSNCMPSGSPPGSKWKSILHSVAKQVSQVPLSLGIRVASLRGTLRLYVKPPPSDQIWFGFIAMPDIDIHLNSSVGDRKISNGHLLLFITSRIKAAIRESVVLPNCENVCIPWMIAEKDDWVPLKDAPYIWINNKSAGNAKKPEARSSLPTGATHVAEAARKSTSNAESEYERLNRVGWATQKSKSLDPHSLYSVPKAQPFNTRSLTTSPERAHLKSKKHHGDTLERKSSDPQVYLSVMGQSSAELHAPLLNHNEQLESHRISTEENIQSNSSSPSRSSSVLEEQNSFTEDDMKPKRTGTRARMHGLRKKMGEKLEEKKRHIEEKGRHLVGRMRSHKDYS; the protein is encoded by the exons ATGAAAGAGGTAAAGGAAAACCACCTGAAGGGTCATGTTGTTTTGCTGGGGATATTGATCCATCTTTCTACAAGAAGCAGGCAG GGAAAAGTATGGGTTCTGGAATCTGAAAGAATCCTGAAAGCTTTAAACATGGACAAAGCTACAAAGCAGCACAAGGCCCAGAAAGAGATCTTAGAGGTAATACCTACTCAGAAATTTGCTAAAATCAAGAATCACTCTCTCATCCTAATTGAATCGGATGGTTCCCATACTGAAATTCCACTCAAAGGTTGCATGGTTGCGGCTGTTTCTGCTTCAAGCTTGTCCACTAGAAAATG GGCAAAGAGATACCCAATTAAAGTTGAGAGTGGAGCATCTGCTGTATATAAAGGAAGTAGAATATTTTACATTTACCTTGAGACGTCTTGGGAGAAGGAATCATGGTGCAAAGCCCTTCGTCTTGCTTCCTGCGAGGATGAAGAAAAAATAAAGTGGTTGGCAAAGTTAAATGTAGAGTTCCATAATTACCTGACGTCACTAAATGCAGCATATCCTTCATTTATGAAACCATCTTCAAGTTTGGGTGCTGAATTAGTTGATAAATCAAGTAAGCCAGATGGTTCCTCGTCAAAAGTTCGTCAATTTCTaaaaaagtttgccaagaaaacTACCAAGAATGCTCCAGAAAATAAGGCAAGTTGCAGTTCAAAATCAAGCTATGAAGAACGAAAGTTGACTGAGAAAGGCAGTTCATTCCAAGACCTTGACTTGGCTAGTAGTGTCATGAAGGTTGCTCCAACAAGAAAGCCCCTTGATTTTTCCAATGAGGATGTTATAGTGCCTTCATCCATTGTATCATCTACTGGCTCTGTCATTTCTGATGCAGATTCTGATGACAGGACTATTGGTGATGAAGGATCCCTTTGTTGGAATTTGTTAATATCACGGTTGTTCTTTGATGCTAAAAGAAATGAGCAGATGAAAAATTCTTTGCAAGAACGGATTCAG AGAACCCTCTCCAATATCCGTAGCCCCAGTTATATAGGTGAAGTAACCTGTGCAGCTGTTAATGTTGGTGACCTCCCTCCCTATATACATGCAATGAGGGTTCTTCCCTCAGACATGAACGAGCTCTGGGCTTTCGAAATTGATGTTCAGTACTCTGGTGGTGCAATATTGGATCTTGAAACGAGGCTTGAAGTTCAGGACCTTGATTTACATGAAGGGGACGAACCAAGTTTAGATTCAAGTGCTGTTGATGATGTCAAATCAGATTTGTTAGAAGGTTTTGAGCAATTCGGTGAACAATTTAAGCATTTTGACGAGAACGCGGAGAAGATGGACCAAAGAAATGGAGGTCATACACTAGCAC GTAACTTTTCAAGCGCGAGCAGAAGCTCTAATTGCATGCCTAGTGGCTCACCTCCTGGATCTAAGTGGAAATCAATCTTACATTCTGTGGCCAAGCAGGTTTCACAG GTTCCACTCTCGTTGGGGATTAGGGTTGCATCTCTACGAGGAACACTGAGGTTATATGTAAAGCCACCACCTTCAGATCAAATATGGTTTGGATTCATAGCAATGCCAGATATTGACATCCATTTGAACTCTTCCGTTGGGGACCGTAAGATCTCAAATGGACACCTTTTGTTGTTCATAACCAGTCGAATTAAG GCTGCTATCCGTGAATCTGTCGTGCTTCCAAACTGTGAGAATGTATGCATCCCTTGGATGATAGCAGAGAAGGATGACTGGGTTCCCCTAAAAGATGCTCCATATATATGGATTAATAACAAATCTGCAGGTAATGCCAAGAAACCAGAAGCACGCAGCTCCCTTCCTACGGGTGCAACACATGTTGCTGAAGCAGCTAGGAAAAGCACCAGTAATGCCGAAAGTGAATATGAACGACTGAACAGAGTTGGCTGGGCTACTCAAAAGAGTAAGTCACTGGATCCACACTCATTATACTCGGTTCCTAAGGCTCAGCCTTTCAATACCAGAAGCCTCACTACTAGTCCAGAAAGAGCACACCTAAAGTCAAAGAAACATCACGGGGATACACTAGAACGCAAGTCATCGGATCCACAGGTATATTTATCAGTTATGGGCCAGTCTTCAGCAGAATTGCATGCCCCCTTGCTGAACCACAATGAACAGCTAGAGAGTCACCGCATAAGCACAGAGGAGAACATCCAAAGCAATTCATCTTCACCTTCTCGTTCATCGAGTGTGCTAGAGGAACAAAATAGTTTTACAGAAGATGATATGAAGCCAAAAAGAACAGGTACAAGGGCTAGGATGCATGGTTTGCGGAAAAAAATGGGGGAAAAGCTTGAAGAGAAGAAGCGTCACATAGAAGAGAAGGGAAGACACTTAGTGGGAAGGATGAGAAGCCACAAGGATTATTCGTAA
- the LOC132632457 gene encoding small ribosomal subunit protein uS2-like, whose product MAAPTQQARTMSTKEADIQMMLAAEVHLGTKNCDFQMERYVFKRRNDGIYIINLGKTWEKLQMAARVIVAIENPQDIIVQSARPYGQRAVLKFAQYTGAHAIAGRHTPGTFTNQLQTSYSEPRLLILTDPRTDHQPIKEAALGNIPTIAFCDTDSPMRYVDIGIPANNKGKHSIGVLFWILGRMVLQMRGTIAQGHKWDVMVDLFFYREPEEAKDPQEEETPAIADYAEYGAGALGGDWTSSQIPDAQWSADAATSVPVATGGWSGDAVVEGGWDAASAPPAPVAPVAVPEGVPAPAVTGWE is encoded by the exons ATGGCGGCTCCAACACAACAAGCAAGGACAATGTCCACTAAAGAGGCTGACATACAGATGATGTTGGCTGCTGAAGTCCACCTCGGCACTAAGAACTGTGACTTCCAAATGGAACGTTACGTCTTCAAACGCCGCAACGACG GTATCTACATTATTAACCTCGGAAAGACATGGGAAAAGCTGCAAATGGCCGCAAGAGTTATTGTTGCTATTGAGAATCCTCAGGACATTATTGTGCAATCTGCCAGGCCCTATGGACAGAGAGCTGTCTTGAAGTTTGCACAGTATACCGGTGCACATGCCATTGCTGGCCGTCACACCCCTGGTACTTTTACTAATCAGCTTCAGACTTCATACAGTGAGCCACGACTTCTCATTCTCACTGACCCAAGAACTGATCACCAG CCTATCAAGGAAGCTGCCCTTGGAAACATCCCGACTATTGCTTTCTGTGACACTGATTCACCAATGCGCTATGTTGACATCGGTATCCCTGCCAATAACAAGGGAAAGCACAGCATTGGTGTTCTTTTTTGGATCTTAGGAAGGATGGTATTGCAGATGCGCGGTACCATTGCTCAGGGACACAAGTGGGATGTCATG GTGGATCTCTTCTTCTACAGAGAGCCTGAAGAGGCAAAGGATCCACAAGAAGAGGAAACACCTGCTATTGCAGATTATGCAGAATATGGGGCTGGTGCCCTGGGTGGCGATTGGACTAGCAGCCAAATCCCTGATGCTCAATGGTCTGCAGATGCCGCAACATCTGTTCCCGTAGCTACTGGTGGTTGGTCTGGAGACGCAG TTGTTGAGGGAGGTTGGGATGCCGCATCTGCTCCTCCTGCCCCAGTTGCACCAGTTGCTGTACCGGAAGGGGTCCCTGCTCCAGCTGTTACTGGCTGGGAATGA
- the LOC132632456 gene encoding alpha-galactosidase-like → MASTLPLLLWCCLCFCLATTTFARPQPRNLIVDSNSTANAFIRRSLLGNGLGGTPQMGWSSWNHFGCNIEENMIREIADAMVSTGLSSLGYEYINLDDCWAELNRDSKGNMVAKGSTFPSGIKALADYVHSKGLKLGIYSDAGTQTCSNTMPGSLGHEYQDAKTFADWGVDYLKYDNCNNEKRSPRERYPIMSKALQNSGRAIFYSLCEWGDDDPATWASSVANSWRTTGDISDDWNSMTSRADMNDKWASYAGPGGWNDPDMLEVGNGGMTFGEYRSHFSIWALAKAPLIIGCDLRSMDQTAHDILSNTEVIAVNQDKLGVQGKKVKQYGDLEVWAGPLSGNRVAVVLWNRGSDKADITASWSDIGLDSSTVVNARDLWAHSTRWSVKGQISDNIGSHDCGMYVLTPKK, encoded by the exons ATGGCATCAACTTTGCCACTGCTGCTATGGTGCTGCTTGTGTTTCTGTCTAGCTACGACGACCTTTGCTCGGCCCCAGCCTCGAAATCTGATCGTTGATTCAAACTCCACAGCCAACGCGTTCATCCGCAGAAGCCTTTTGGGCAATGGCCTTGGCGGAACTCCTCAAATGGG ATGGAGCAGCTGGAACCATTTTGGTTGCAATATTGAGGAGAATATGATAAGGGAAATAG CTGATGCAATGGTATCTACTGGGCTTTCTTCTCTTGGATATGAATACATCAATTTAG ATGACTGTTGGGCCGAACTCAACAGAGACTCTAAG GGAAATATGGTTGCTAAAGGTTCAACTTTTCCTTCTGGGATTAAAGCACTAGCAGATTATGTTCACAGCAAAGGGTTGAAGCTCGGAATTTATTCTGATGCTGG GACTCAGACGTGTAGTAACACAATGCCAGGTTCATTAGGACATGAATACCAAGATGCAAAAACCTTTGCTGACTGG GGGGTTGATTACTTGAAGTATGATAACTGTAACAACGAGAAACGAAGTCCAAGAGAAAG GTATCCCATAATGAGCAAAGCTTTACAGAATTCTGGAAGGGCTATATTTTATTCCCTATGTGAATG GGGAGATGACGATCCTGCTACTTGGGCTTCCTCTGTTGCGAATAGTTGGAGAACTACTGGAGATATTTCTGATGATTGGAACAG CATGACTTCTCGGGCAGATATGAATGACAAATGGGCGTCTTATGCTGGTCCAGGTGGCTGGAATG ATCCGGACATGTTAGAAGTTGGAAATGGAGGAATGACCTTTGGAGAATACCGTTCCCATTTCAGCATTTGGGCATTAGCAAAA GCTCCTCTAATAATTGGCTGTGATTTACGATCGATGGATCAAACTGCACATGACATCCTAAGCAACACAGAGGTTATTGCAGTTAATCAAG ATAAACTTGGAGTTCAAGGTAAAAAAGTAAAGCAATATGGAGACTTGGAG GTATGGGCAGGGCCTTTAAGTGGAAACAGAGTAGCAGTGGTGCTATGGAATAGAGGATCAGACAAGGCTGATATTACTGCTTCTTGGTCTGACATTGGCCTTGATTCGTCCACTGTTGTTAATGCACGAGATTTATGGGCT CATTCAACACGATGGTCTGTTAAAGGACAAATATCAGACAACATTGGATCACATGATTGCGGGATGTATGTTCTTACCCCAAAAAAATAA